One genomic window of Gossypium hirsutum isolate 1008001.06 chromosome D11, Gossypium_hirsutum_v2.1, whole genome shotgun sequence includes the following:
- the LOC107912848 gene encoding aspartyl protease family protein 1 isoform X2, which translates to MIKRKMSSFTKTIFFLWVLSTKLSDGRIFTFKMHHLFSEPVKNWSNSTGKLSHWPAKGSFEYYAVLAHRDRLLRGRKLSDINATLSFSDGNSTFRISSLGFLHYTTVQLGTPGVKFMVALDTGSDLFWVPCDCTKCAPTEGTTYASDFELSIYDPKGSSTSKRVTCNSSLCAHRNQCLGTFSSCPYIVSYMSAQTSTSGVLLEDVLHLTTEDGHAELVEAYVTFGCGQVQSGSFLDVAAPNGLFGLGMEKIAVPSILSQEGLTANSFSMCFGHDGIGRISFGDKGSPDQEETPFNLNPPHPTYNITITQIRVGTAIIVGDITALFDSGTSFTYLVDPTYSKLAENAQDRRRPPDTRIPFEYCYDMSPDANATLIPSMSLKMKGGSDFPVYDPIIVISTQSKLVYCLAVIRSTELNIIGQNLMTGYRVVFDRERFVLGWKKYDCYDVEETNTSEVESYAVSTPPPVSAGIHNYSTPESTSKDIRNTDSGSCVPLRTCHLHISLLAFFGVVSIYMHMAYMA; encoded by the exons ATGATTAAAAGAAAAATGTCATCTTTCACAAAGACTATATTTTTCTTGTGGGTCTTAAGCACTAAGCTCAGCGATGGCCGCATCTTCACTTTCAAGATGCACCACCTTTTCTCTGAACCCGTCAAGAACTGGTCCAACTCCACTGGGAAACTCTCTCATTGGCCTGCAAAAGGTTCTTTTGAGTACTACGCCGTTCTAGCTCACCGGGACCGCCTCCTCCGCGGCCGCAAACTCTCTGACATCAATGCAACCCTTTCTTTCTCTGATGGCAACTCCACTTTCCGCATCAGCTCTTTGGGATT TTTACATTATACAACAGTTCAATTGGGGACTCCCGGGGTGAAGTTCATGGTGGCACTTGATACAGGGAGTGATCTTTTTTGGGTGCCATGTGATTGTACCAAATGTGCTCCAACTGAAGGAACTACTTATGCTTCT GATTTTGAGCTTAGCATATACGACCCTAAAGGATCATCCACCAGCAAAAGAGTCACCTGCAACAGTAGCTTGTGTGCACACCGTAACCAATGTCTCGGAACGTTCAGTAGTTGTCCATACATAGTCTCTTACATGTCAGCTCAAACTTCTACTTCTGGGGTTCTACTGGAGGATGTTCTTCACCTAACAACTGAAGATGGTCATGCAGAATTGGTTGAGGCATATGTCACATTCGG CTGTGGGCAGGTACAAAGCGGCTCATTCCTGGATGTTGCAGCTCCCAACGGTTTATTTGGGCTTGGCATGGAGAAGATAGCAGTTCCGAGCATTTTATCACAGGAAGGTTTGACAGCTAATTCTTTCTCCATGTGTTTTGGACACGATGGAATTGGAAGGATCAGTTTTGGAGACAAAGGTAGCCCTGACCAGGAAGAGACTCCGTTTAATCTTAACCCACCGCA TCCAACCTACAACATTACCATAACTCAAATTCGGGTGGGGACAGCTATAATTGTTGGTGATATTACAGCTCTTTTTGATTCTGGGACTTCGTTCACATACTTGGTTGACCCAACTTATTCAAAACTTGCAGAGAAT GCACAAGATAGGCGTCGCCCACCTGATACAAGGATCCCTTTTGAGTACTGTTATGACATGAG CCCGGACGCAAATGCTACTTTAATACCCAGTATGAGTTTAAAAATGAAAGGTGGAAGTGACTTTCCAGTCTATGACCCGATAATTGTCATTTCTACTCAA AGTAAACTTGTATACTGCTTGGCTGTCATCAGGAGTACGGAACTGAATATTATTGGAC AAAACCTTATGACTGGTTACCGAGTGGTATTTGACCGAGAAAGATTTGTATTGGGCTGGAAGAAGTATGATT GCTACGACGTTGAGGAAACTAATACATCTGAAGTAGAATCTTATGCCGTCTCCACACCTCCACCTGTTTCTGCCGGAATCCATAATTATTCTACCCCAGAATCAACTAGTAAAGATATCAGAAATACCGATTCTGGCAGTTGTGTTCCCTTGCGAACTTGCCATCTCCATATTTCTCTTCTGGCTTTCTTCGGAGTTGTCTCCATATACATGCATATGGCATATATGGCTTAG
- the LOC107912847 gene encoding CSC1-like protein At4g35870 — protein MSETLPPPPSPSSDEDFANDGAWYGNIQYLLNISTIGLLCCVLIFVFLKLRSDHRLIPGPSALFAKLLAVWHATGREIARHCGADAAQFLLIEGGSFAILLSVAFVAVSVLLPVNLYGGTALLDDQFSKTTVSHISKGSGLLWVHFLFVVFVVAIFHYGMSAVEERLRITRFRDGNGNLSDPNSNSTAIFTIMVQGLPKNLGVDKGVVLEYFQYKYPGKVYRVVMPMDLCSLDDLATELVKVRDEITWLIAKIDSRLLPEESEDVNGNEGFLGWIRWLGRKIQRVFDQITGTFGFTDEEKLRKLQELRAELETELPAYKEGHAPGAGVAFVMFKDVYTANKAVQDFRNEKKRRFGKFFSVMELKLQRNQWKVERAPLATDIYWNHLGSTKLSLKLRRVFVNSCLLLMLLFFSSPLAVITAVQSAARIINAEAIDNAQSWLAWVQSSSWLASLVFQFLPNVIIFVSMYIVVPSALSYLSKFERHLTVSSEQRAALLKMVCFFLVNLILLRALVESSLESAILRMGRCYLDGEDCKRIEQYMSASFLSRSCLSSLAFLITSTFLGISYDLLAPVPWIKNKLQKFRKNDMLQLVPENTEEYPLENQNLNNLRRPLMPESLFDSPRMGDIDIPGQDLSVYPISSRTSPIPKQKFDFAQYYAFNLTIFALTLIYSSFAPLVVPVGAVYFGYRYVVDKYNFLFVYRVRGFPAGNDGRLMDTVLSIMRFCLDLFLISMLLFFSVKGDSTKLQAIFTLGLLVIYKLLPSDSDSFQPGLLEGMQNIDSIIDGPIDYEVFSQPRFDWDTYSL, from the coding sequence ATGAGCGAGACGCTTCCTCCGCCGCCGTCCCCCTCATCCGATGAAGACTTCGCGAACGACGGTGCGTGGTATGGCAACATCCAGTATCTCCTCAACATTTCAACCATCGGCCTCCTCTGTTGCGTCCTCATCTTTGTCTTCCTCAAGCTCCGCAGCGATCATCGCCTTATTCCCGGGCCATCCGCTCTGTTCGCTAAGCTCCTTGCTGTCTGGCACGCCACCGGCCGCGAGATTGCCCGCCACTGCGGAGCTGACGCCGCCCAATTCCTCTTAATCGAAGGCGGCAGCTTCGCGATTCTCTTGTCAGTCGCCTTTGTGGCTGTTTCCGTCTTGCTCCCCGTTAATCTCTACGGCGGCACTGCTTTATTAGACGATCAGTTCTCGAAAAccactgtaagtcatatcagtAAAGGTTCAGGGTTACTTTGGGTGCATTTTCTTTTCGTGGTTTTCGTTGTTGCTATTTTCCATTATGGAATGTCTGCTGTTGAAGAAAGATTAAGAATTACTAGGTTTAGAGATGGGAATGGAAATTTAAGTGACCCCAACTCGAATTCAACTGCAATTTTTACGATTATGGTTCAGGGTTTGCCTAAGAATTTAGGGGTTGACAAAGGTGTTGTGCTCGAGTATTTTCAGTATAAATATCCGGGGAAAGTATACAGGGTTGTCATGCCTATGGATTTATGTTCTTTGGATGATTTAGCCACTGAACTAGTTAAGGTTAGGGATGAAATTACCTGGTTGATAGCAAAGATCGATTCACGTCTTCTGCCGGAAGAAAGTGAAGATGTGAATGGAAATGAAGGGTTTCTGGGTTGGATCCGTTGGTTGGGGAGGAAAATACAACGAGTTTTTGATCAGATTACGGGTACATTTGGGTTTACAGATGAAGAAAAATTAAGAAAGCTGCAAGAATTGAGAGCTGAGTTAGAGACTGAATTACCGGCTTATAAGGAAGGGCATGCACCAGGTGCTGGGGTTGCTTTTGTGATGTTTAAGGATGTATATACAGCGAATAAGGCGGTTCAAGATTTCCGGAATGAGAAAAAGAGGCGGTTTGGGAAATTCTTTTCTGTCATGGAGTTAAAGTTGCAGAGGAACCAATGGAAAGTTGAACGAGCCCCTTTGGCCACTGATATTTACTGGAACCATTTGGGATCAACAAAATTGTCACTGAAACTGCGAAGAGTGTTTGTAAACTCATGTTTGTTGTTAATGCTTTTGTTCTTCAGTTCTCCACTTGCAGTAATCACTGCTGTGCAGAGTGCTGCTCGGATTATTAATGCAGAAGCAATTGATAATGCACAGTCGTGGTTGGCTTGGGTGCAAAGTTCAAGCTGGCTGGCATCCCTAGTCTTTCAATTTTTGCCCAATGTAATTATATTTGTTAGCATGTATATAGTGGTCCCTTCAGCTCTTTCTTATCTTTCCAAGTTTGAACGGCATCTCACTGTATCCAGTGAGCAGAGAGCAGCATTGCTAAAGATGGTTTGCTTCTTCCTTGTCAATTTGATCCTATTGAGGGCTCTTGTTGAGTCATCATTAGAGAGTGCAATCCTTCGGATGGGTCGATGCTATCTGGATGGAGAAGACTGCAAGAGAATTGAGCAATACATGAGTGCTTCATTCCTTTCAAGATCTTGCCTTTCTTCTCTTGCATTTCTAATCACAAGTACATTCTTGGGAATATCATATGATCTGCTGGCTCCAGTTCCTTGGATAAAGAACAAGCTTCAGAAGTTTCGGAAGAATGATATGCTCCAGTTGGTCCCAGAAAATACTGAAGAGTACCCATTGGAAAACCAGAACCTGAATAATTTGCGGAGACCGCTGATGCCTGAAAGTTTATTTGACTCTCCTAGGATGGGTGACATTGACATTCCGGGACAGGATCTTTCTGTCTATCCTATCAGCAGCCGGACCTCGCCTATACCCAAGCAGAAATTTGACTTTGCGCAGTATTATGCATTTAATTTGACAATATTTGCCCTGACCTTGATATATTCTTCATTTGCACCACTCGTGGTGCCAGTGGGTGCAGTTTATTTTGGATATAGGTATGTGGTTGATAAGTACAACTTTCTGTTTGTGTATAGAGTCCGGGGATTTCCTGCTGGCAATGATGGAAGGCTGATGGATACTGTGTTGAGTATCATGCGGTTCTGCCTCGACTTGTTCCTCATCTCGATGCTTTTGTTCTTTTCAGTCAAAGGAGACTCCACAAAGCTGCAAGCCATATTTACTCTTGGGTTGCTAGTAATTTACAAACTGTTACCTTCTGATAGTGATAGTTTTCAACCAGGCCTTTTGGAAGGCATGCAAAATATAGACAGCATTATTGATGGACCGATTGATTATGAGGTTTTCTCACAACCTAGATTCGATTGGGATACATATAGTTTATGA
- the LOC107912849 gene encoding uncharacterized protein translates to MQHLPVKSNLLDSGSETTKFGFGGYEQLLCPKPRRVGPVVPEFLKPLRCTKHSEHNTDGRSGVLNIIAETTNDGRESACTGCSPSCYAGSPPGRTGNPLVHDVNFIHQMELLSPFTRTKLSDKFGITSASPV, encoded by the exons ATGCAGCATTTACCAGTTAAAAGCAACCTTCTTGATTCAGGTTCGGAGACGACCAAATTCGGCTTCGGTGGTTACGAGCAGCTCCTTTGCCCCAAACCTCGCCGTGTCGGACCCGTCGTTCCCGAGTTTCTCAAGCCCCTCAGATGTACCAAACACAG CGAACACAACACTGATGGGAGAAGTGGAGTTCTGAACATAATTGCTGAGACG ACCAATGATGGAAGAGAATCGGCATGCACGGGGTGTTCCCCATCTTGCTATGCAGGGTCACCCCCAGGCAGAACAGGCAACCCTCTGGTTCATGACGTCAACTTCATTCACCAGATGGAGCTTCTTTCACCTTTCACCAGAACCAAGCTTTCAGATAAATTTGGCATCACCTCTGCCTCTCCTGTTTGA
- the LOC107912848 gene encoding aspartyl protease family protein 1 isoform X1 produces MIKRKMSSFTKTIFFLWVLSTKLSDGRIFTFKMHHLFSEPVKNWSNSTGKLSHWPAKGSFEYYAVLAHRDRLLRGRKLSDINATLSFSDGNSTFRISSLGFLHYTTVQLGTPGVKFMVALDTGSDLFWVPCDCTKCAPTEGTTYASDFELSIYDPKGSSTSKRVTCNSSLCAHRNQCLGTFSSCPYIVSYMSAQTSTSGVLLEDVLHLTTEDGHAELVEAYVTFGCGQVQSGSFLDVAAPNGLFGLGMEKIAVPSILSQEGLTANSFSMCFGHDGIGRISFGDKGSPDQEETPFNLNPPHPTYNITITQIRVGTAIIVGDITALFDSGTSFTYLVDPTYSKLAENFHSQAQDRRRPPDTRIPFEYCYDMSPDANATLIPSMSLKMKGGSDFPVYDPIIVISTQSKLVYCLAVIRSTELNIIGQNLMTGYRVVFDRERFVLGWKKYDCYDVEETNTSEVESYAVSTPPPVSAGIHNYSTPESTSKDIRNTDSGSCVPLRTCHLHISLLAFFGVVSIYMHMAYMA; encoded by the exons ATGATTAAAAGAAAAATGTCATCTTTCACAAAGACTATATTTTTCTTGTGGGTCTTAAGCACTAAGCTCAGCGATGGCCGCATCTTCACTTTCAAGATGCACCACCTTTTCTCTGAACCCGTCAAGAACTGGTCCAACTCCACTGGGAAACTCTCTCATTGGCCTGCAAAAGGTTCTTTTGAGTACTACGCCGTTCTAGCTCACCGGGACCGCCTCCTCCGCGGCCGCAAACTCTCTGACATCAATGCAACCCTTTCTTTCTCTGATGGCAACTCCACTTTCCGCATCAGCTCTTTGGGATT TTTACATTATACAACAGTTCAATTGGGGACTCCCGGGGTGAAGTTCATGGTGGCACTTGATACAGGGAGTGATCTTTTTTGGGTGCCATGTGATTGTACCAAATGTGCTCCAACTGAAGGAACTACTTATGCTTCT GATTTTGAGCTTAGCATATACGACCCTAAAGGATCATCCACCAGCAAAAGAGTCACCTGCAACAGTAGCTTGTGTGCACACCGTAACCAATGTCTCGGAACGTTCAGTAGTTGTCCATACATAGTCTCTTACATGTCAGCTCAAACTTCTACTTCTGGGGTTCTACTGGAGGATGTTCTTCACCTAACAACTGAAGATGGTCATGCAGAATTGGTTGAGGCATATGTCACATTCGG CTGTGGGCAGGTACAAAGCGGCTCATTCCTGGATGTTGCAGCTCCCAACGGTTTATTTGGGCTTGGCATGGAGAAGATAGCAGTTCCGAGCATTTTATCACAGGAAGGTTTGACAGCTAATTCTTTCTCCATGTGTTTTGGACACGATGGAATTGGAAGGATCAGTTTTGGAGACAAAGGTAGCCCTGACCAGGAAGAGACTCCGTTTAATCTTAACCCACCGCA TCCAACCTACAACATTACCATAACTCAAATTCGGGTGGGGACAGCTATAATTGTTGGTGATATTACAGCTCTTTTTGATTCTGGGACTTCGTTCACATACTTGGTTGACCCAACTTATTCAAAACTTGCAGAGAAT TTCCATTCGCAGGCACAAGATAGGCGTCGCCCACCTGATACAAGGATCCCTTTTGAGTACTGTTATGACATGAG CCCGGACGCAAATGCTACTTTAATACCCAGTATGAGTTTAAAAATGAAAGGTGGAAGTGACTTTCCAGTCTATGACCCGATAATTGTCATTTCTACTCAA AGTAAACTTGTATACTGCTTGGCTGTCATCAGGAGTACGGAACTGAATATTATTGGAC AAAACCTTATGACTGGTTACCGAGTGGTATTTGACCGAGAAAGATTTGTATTGGGCTGGAAGAAGTATGATT GCTACGACGTTGAGGAAACTAATACATCTGAAGTAGAATCTTATGCCGTCTCCACACCTCCACCTGTTTCTGCCGGAATCCATAATTATTCTACCCCAGAATCAACTAGTAAAGATATCAGAAATACCGATTCTGGCAGTTGTGTTCCCTTGCGAACTTGCCATCTCCATATTTCTCTTCTGGCTTTCTTCGGAGTTGTCTCCATATACATGCATATGGCATATATGGCTTAG